From the genome of Alicyclobacillus sp. SO9:
ATTTTTACGGTGCTATGGACGGTGCATCCAAGTTTGTCAAAGGAGATGCCATTGCCGCCATCCTCATCATTATTGTCAATACGATTGGCGGCTTCATTATTGGAATGGCTATGAACGGCATGTCTTGGCAGGAAGCGGCTCATACGTATACCGTTCTTTCCGTCGGTGACGGACTGGTCAGTCAGATTCCGGCCCTGCTATTGTCTACGGCAACGGCACTCATGGTGACACGAGCAGCGTCAGAGGTCAATCTTGGACAGGATGTCATCCAACAGGTGTTTTCGCAACCGACCAGCCTCTATGTCGTTGCAGGAGCCATTTCACTGCTAGGTATCTTTACACCCATCAGCATCTTCGTAACATTCCCTGTTGCGGGCGTTGCAGCTTTTATGGGCTGGCGTCGCCAACAGCGACAAGCTGCGGAAGTGGAAGAAAAGAAGCAGGAAGAAGTCAGGGCTCAGTCGGATAAGACAAAGAAGCCTGAAAGTGTACTGTCTATGCTCGGAGTTGATCCTATAGAATTTGAATTTGGCTACGCACTGATTCCACTGGTAGACAGCAAACAAGGGGGAGACTTACTCGACCGTGTCGTGATGATCAGAAGGCAACTTGCGCTCGAACTCGGCATGGTCATTCCCGTTATCAGGCTTCGAGACAATGTGGAGCTTCGGCCCTCCGAATACGCCATTAAGATTCGCGGCATTCAGGTGGCGGGAGGCGACTTGATGATGGGTCACTGGTTGGCGATGAGTCCAGGTACAGACGATCCCGCTGTAGTCGGAATCCCGACAGAAGAACCCACATTCGGCTTGCCTGCCGTGTGGGTGGACAGCGGCATGCGTCTCCGAGCCGAGGCCGCTGGGTACACTGTAGTCGACTTACCCACTGTAGTCGCGACACATATTACAGAGGTGCTGAAGTCACACGTACACGAGTTGCTGGGACGACAGGAGACCAAGACACTCATCGATCACATTCAAACCTCTGCTCCTGCTGTTGTAGACGACTTGATTCCCAACCTTTTGACTTTGGGCCAAGTCCAGAAAGTGCTGGCGAATCTGCTGGAAGAGAAGGTCTCCATTCGCGATCTCGTGACAATTTTAGAAACGCTGGCAGACGCCGGAAATGTGACAAAAGATACGGATGTCTTGACAGAACAAGTCCGACAGGCCCTGTCAAGACAGATTTGCCACCAGTTCTCAATTCCTGGAGAACCTCTCTCAGTCATCACATTAGCGCCTGCGATGGAAGAACAAATTCAAGCCTCTTTAGTTCAACAGGACGGCGGCCCCGCCTTCATTGGGATTGACCCGACTGAGGCACAGAAAATCTATCGTCGGTTGCGTGAGGAGACGGATAAGATGTCCGCAGCAGGGAAAACCCCCGTTTTGTTGGCCCATCCGCAATTACGTCTGCCATTACGGCGCTGGCTTACACGATTTATACCGGAACTGGTTGTATTATCTTATAACGAGTTAGATCCAACCATTGAAGTGGAAAGTGGAGGGGTGGTGAATCTCTAATGATGGTAAAGCGCTATGTGGTGAAGGACATGCCTGAAGCCATTGTGATGATTCGACGGGATTTGGGAAAGGATGCAGTCATTCTAAGTACTCGGCAAGTACATGAGAAACACTGGCTTGGCCTGCGCCGCAAAAAGCGTCTCGAAGTGTTGGCTGCGGCTGGAGAGGACATGCCTATTCAAACGAAGTACTCCAGGGACTATCAATCTGTTCCGAAAGAACCACCTGCAGCGGCTCCTGCTCCTGTCCTTGTATCCCCGTCAGTGCCAGCTGGTGTCGAGGGAGACAGCAAAGGAAGTTCTGTCAGCATGAGTCAGCAGCAGGAAAACATCCGAGCGTATTCCAATCAGGAAAAAATACTCTCCTCAACAGAGGAACATACGGCCCAGTTGCATGGAACTGCTGTGAATCAGTTTTCGGGTCCCAGTCTTCAACTGCTGCAACAGGAACTGATGCAGGTTCGAGAGACGTTGAACCATTTGGTTCAACAATCATCACTGTCGCGGGTGGTTACTCACGAAAACAGCGTTGCTGAGCATACGCAATTTTTACGGAGACAAGGTTTGGAGAGTGACAGGCTTCTGTCAGCCCTTGAGGTTGTCTGGGGACAGAATGGGATTCACGATGGGTCCAATCTAAAGTCCGCTGTCTCTTCATCTCTGCTGAACTCAATCAAGGAAGTGTTGCCGCAGTGTACGTCTCATGCAGCCCTTAGCCCTTCATCCAGGGTCGTAGCCTTTGTCGGGCAGACCGGTGTCGGAAAGACGACAACAATTGCCAAGATTGCAGCGTTGCAAATGCTCAGCGGGAAGAAACGGGTAGGTTTGATTACGGCTGATACGTTTCGCATTGCCGCCATCGATCAGTTGCACACTTATGCCCGTATTCTCGGTGTCCCTCTGGAAGTGATTAACAGCGCCGAAGATATGGACGGGGCAATTGCAAAGTTGGCCGACCGAGACCTTATCCTGATTGATACCGCTGGGAGAAGCTTTCGGAGTCCCGAACACCTCGAAGATATAAGAAGGTTACTGGAGCTTCCCGTAATTGATGAAACGCACTTGGTACTGAGCCTTACTACAAAAGCTGAGGACTTGTTGCAATGTGCCAACTATTTTCAAGGATTACCCGTCGACAAGTTTCTGTTTACTAAGCTTGATGAGACGTCGAGTTATGGCACGGCTCTTGAGGTCCTGTACAGGTACCAGCGACCTGTGTCATATCTGACCAATGGTCAGAACGTTCCTGATGATTTGGAAATTGCAACCCTCGACAAGCTCCTGAAACTGATTTTTGAGGGGGCAGCATAAAAGTGGATCAGGCGGAGCGATTGAGAAGTCTTGTGAATCAAGGGCCTATACAGACTGCTGCTTCGAAACAGATCATTGCTGTCGCCAGCGGGAAGGGGGGAGTTGGAAAAACAAACTTCTGTGTGAACTTTGCCCTTGAACTGCAAAAAATCCACAGGTCACCGGTAGTGCTTGATGTTGACTTGGGATTTGCAAATGTAGATGTGATACTTGGGGAGCGGCCACGACACACTATTGAAGATTTGTTGAATGGATTCAGTATTTGGGATGTCCTTCAAGTCAGCGCCACCGGATTACCATACTTGTCCGGCGGGGCAGGTCTTACCGAATTGCACACCCTGTCGAGGGCGCAAGTACTTCACTTGAAAGAGGAATTTAGCCGGTTGGATGACCGTTATGACACCGTCTTGTTGGATTGCAGTGCCGGACATAGTACCAACAGCGAGCAGTTGATTGCCGCTGCTACACAACTTATCGTCCTGACAACGCCCGAGCCCACCTCCATTGCGGACGCATACGCCCTGCTGAAGATGCTCTCCGTAAATGGTCAACTGCCGCAAGTGGTGACCGTCGTAGTTAACCGTGCCAGCGGCATTGTCGAAGCGAAGCTTGCAGCAGATAAATTGAAACTTGTTGCGGCGAAGTTTCTGGGTGTTAATATAGACATTCTTGGATTTATTTTGGAAGACGATGCTGTTCCTCAGGCTGTCATGGCGCAAACAGCCCTGCTGTTGAAGTATCCGCACAGTAAGGCTGCCAGTTGCATTCAACAAATTGCAAGAAACTACTTACATATTGATGAAAGGTCGGAGAGACGGGGTTTTTCAAAGTTCTTGGAACGTCTTTTCGGAGTATATTCGCATACGCAAAGCGAGAAATTCATATCGTGACGGAGGTCCAAAATGAGTGACATACAAGTTGTTTTGTTTACTTCAGCAGATGAAACCTACGGGGTTCCTGTGAACCAAGTTCAATCCATAGAGCGGCTTGAAGAAATCACACCGGTGCCAAATACCCTGGCCTTTGTTCAAGGCGTTGTGGAATTGCGCGGCGAAATTGTCCCAGTGATTAACCTGCGAATTCGAGTCGGGGCACAGGCGCTGGCGAAACCGTCAGATGATGCTCGCATTATCGTTGTTGAAATTGCAGCAGTGCATGTAGGTCTGGTCGTAGATTCCGTGCTTGATGTAAAGACGCTGGATGAAGAATCGATTCAAGCACCGCCGCAGCTGATTGGCGGACTTGAGGCACGGTATTTGTCGGGCATTGCGAGAACTGATGAACGTACGCTGGTGCTTTTAAATCTGGAGAAAATCCTGTCAGAGGCACAGGAACAGCAACTGCAGCAAGTTGAGAGGAGTATTCAGGGTGAGTGACGCACCAGAGTTTACGGATTACGTTGCAGATATCTTAAAGGAAGTGGGCAATATTGGTGCCGCTCATGCTGCAACGGCATTGTCTGAACTCATTCAGGAGCAGGTGAACATGACCGTACCGTCGGCCCGCATGGTTCCCTTCCGGGAAGTACCAGAACTTCTGGGAGGCGAAGAGATGCTGAGCGCCGGGGTTATTACACAAATTAAAGGGAGTTTGTCGGGAAACCTTTTGCTTGTGATGGCAGCAGAGAGTGCTGTGCAACTTGTCACGAGACTGTTGCCAGCGGAGAGCAAAGGGGTTCAGGATTTTACGGCCATGGACTTTTCGGCACTGGCCGAAGTTGGGAACATTCTCGGGGGCTCATTTATCAATGCCATATCAGATTTGACAGGTTTCACGTTGCACGTGACCGTTCCCGGTGTTGCTGTTGACATGGCTGGCGCCATTCTGAGTATTTGCCTGTTATCGGCTGAACTCACGATGGATGAAGCTTTGCTGGTAGAAACAAGTATCTCCCAAGGAACGAGCAGTATTGATGCACATATCATCCTGATTCCCGAGCCTGACTCGATGGACCGGCTGCTGAAAGCCTTGGGGGCTTGACAGTGCTAGATACTGGAAGACTGTCGGTCGTGCGAATTGGAATTGCGGATGCGGGCCTCGCGAGCAAGCCGCAGAGAATTCGGACAAACGGGCTTGGCTCTTGCGTTGGTGTTGTGATTTATGATGAGCGTTCGGGGATTTGCGGCCTCGATCACGTTATGCTGCCTCACGCACCAAAAGGAAAACCTGTGACTCCCGCAAAGTTTGCCGATACAGGCCTACCATGGCTTGTAGAGAAGTTGTTGGAATCTGGCGCCGAAAGAAGACATCTACAGGCAAAGTTGGCAGGGGGGGCGCAAATGTTCTCGTCTGCTTCGGGATCGGCGCTGCTTAGAATTGGTCCGAGAAACGTTGAAGCAGTGCTCGAATCGTTGCAGGAGTTAAAAGTTCCAGTGGTGTCGCAGGACGTAGGGGGATCAGCAGGACGAACGATTGAGTTCGACCCTGCGACCAGTGTACTGCATGTTCATACGGCTCTCGAAGGTACATGTGAAATATAGGAGAAACGCTTACTGCTATAGTTAAAGGAGTATTTAAAGTGGAAGAGGCCGTCTTGGTGACAGTGCTGCTTGTAAGCGGCATTGTGTATTACATGTACAAACGCATATCGAAGGTGCAAAAGGGTAGCACCCCGCCCGGGATTGGACAGTGGCTTCGAGGCCTATCCAATGCCCAAGCAGGTACTGAGTCTCATCTGGCCAAGCCTCGCCCGCCGGTTCAAGGGCAATCAGAGGATGGGTTTACGCCCGTCATTCAAGAGCAAATCACTTCCATGTTGGACGAGGTGTATGAAGAGTTTGTGTCTGAAACTGCTGAAGTTCGAACTCAATTCGCACAGGAACTGGAACGGGTGCAGAAGGAATTGAACAGCCGGTTGGAGCAAATTGAAATGAAGCTGGATGAACTGAACAGCAAAGACTCTGCACCAATTGTCAACCCGCCTGAGGAACAGGAGTTTTCCGCTGCAGGACGCGCCGACCGGACGAATCTCGGTGATTCGGTTTCCAACTTGAAACCTGAAGCGGACTCGGAAGACGAGCGTTCTTCGCTGCAGTCTCACCCGGTCAGTGAAATGCCTGCTGCCGCTGAGGCAGACAAATCGTTTCAAATACTGGAATACCTCTACAGTGGAAAGACTGTGGCTGAAGTCGCCTCAAGCCTGGAAGTGGGAGTGGAAGAAGTAGAACGCGTGAGGCGATTGCTGCAATCTCCACCGTCGAAATGAATGACTATGCGGACATAGGCAGAAATTCATTGCTGTTGTACTGCCCGTTGTGGTATATTAAATGGCAGTGTAAAAGCCCACGCATTGTGGAGTACACACGTTTGTGGATAATGATTCTGGTGCCGTCAGGTGTGAATCGTTGCAGAAGCAAACGGAGGACTAACCAATTAGGAGGAACAGTATGGCGATTATTTCAATGAAGCAGTTGTTGGAGGCAGGTGTTCATTTTGGACACCAGACACGGCGATGGAACCCGAAAATGTCAAGGTACATTTTCACAGAGCGAAACGGTATTTACATTATTGATTTGCAAAAGACCGTTCGTAAGGTGGAAGAAGCTTTTAACTTTGTGCGTGATCTATCGGCTTCCGGAAAAAAGGTTTTATTCGTCGGAACGAAAAAGCAGGCACAAGATGCGGTGCGCGAAGAAGCAGAGCGCTGTGATATGCACTTTGTCAACCAGCGTTGGCTGGGCGGTACGCTGACGAATTTCAAGACGATTCAAAAGCGTATTGAGAGACTTCTAAAGCTGGAGAAAATGGAAGACGACGGGACGTTTGATGTGCTGCCGAAGAAGGAAGTTGTTCTACTTCGGAAAGAAAAAGACCGTCTTGAGAAATTTCTCGGAGGCATTAAGGGCATGAATGGCCTGCCTGCGGCGATGTTCGTTATCGATCCCCGAAAAGAGCGTATTGCTGTGGCTGAGGGTCGGAAATTGGGTATTCCCATCGTTGCGATTGTAGATACAAACTGCGATCCGGACGAGATTGACTATATTATTCCAGGAAATGATGATGCAATTCGCGCTGTGCGCTTGCTCACCTCAAAAATGGCTGATGCTGTGTTGGAGGGGGCTCAACAAGTGGAAGATGAGCCGTCTGAAGAAGCGGAAGCTGAGGCGGAAGTGGAGACAGAAACCACAACAGCATAATACTAGCGGGGTTGAAACGGGCGATGAGGCAGCGGAAGCGCGTTGCCTTATCTCCTTTTTTGTGTAAAGGCCTTGGTATGTAAGGCTCGCGTAAAATGCGCTTGCTCAAAGAAGGCTAAATTGAGAATCATCGAGATAAAGGAGGACCTATGTCAATGCAGGTTACTGCACAGATGGTGAAAGATTTGCGAACTCAGACGGGCGCTGGAATGATGGATTGTAAAAATGCGCTCAAGGATGCAGACGGTGATATGGAGAAGGCTCTGAAAGTTCTCCGTGAAAAGGGCCTTGCATCTGCGTCGAAGAAATCCGGACGGGTGGCGTCTGAAGGGATTGTTGAGGCGTACATACACGGAGGCGGCCGCATCGGCGTTCTGCTCGAGGTAAACTGCGAAACCGATTTTGTAGCAAAGAACGATGATTTCAAGAATTTTGTCCGTGATATAGCGATGCATGTCGCAGCGGCAAATCCAACATATGTACGTCGAGAGGATGTCCCGGAGGATGTCCTGACGCAGGAAAGAGAAATTGTCAGGCAGCAAACGCTAAATGAAGGCAAACCGGAGAAGATTGTGGACAAGATTGTCGAGGGTCGAATCGATAAGTATCTTTCCGAGATTTGTCTTCTGGAGCAAGCCTTTGTAAAGAATCCCGATAAAACGGTGGACCAACTGGTAAAAGAAGAGATTGCTCATATTGGTGAAAACATATCTGTTCGGCGATTTGCTCGCTATGTTGTTGGAGAGGGAATTGAAAAGGAAGAGAAAGATTTTGCAGAGGAAGTCATGGAGCAGGTCGGAAAATAATGTGCGGTGAGGGGACACTGATGGTGTTCCCTCTCTTCAAGTTTTTCTTGAAGACCGGTGTTTATTGAGGATTGGCTACATATGGAGGAATGCGAATGGCAACGCCGAAGTATAAACGGGTTATACTCAAGCTTAGCGGAGAAGCGTTAGCCGGGCAACAAGGCTTCGGCATCGACCCGAACGTAATTCACAACATTGCGCAACAACTTGCAGAAGTTGTTGAGTTGAAAGTTGAGGTTGCTGTCGTCGTTGGCGGCGGTAACATTTGGAGAGGTATTTCAGGAAGTTCCAAGGGGATGGACAGAGCAACCGCTGACTACATGGGCATGCTCGCTACGGTTTTAAACGCTTTGGCTTTGCAGGATGCACTTGAGCACCTTCGTGTGGACACACGCGTTCAGACGTCGGTGGAAATGCGACAAGTAGCAGAACCGTATATCCGTCGCAGGGCGATTCGTCACTTGGAAAAAGGCAGAGTTGTCATTCTCGCCGGCGGCACTGGGAATCCGTATTTTTCAACGGATACAACAGCTGCGCTGCGCGCGGCTGAAATTGAGGCAGAAGTGATTCTAATGGCCAAGAACGGGGTGGACGGCGTCTATAATGCGGATCCCCAGGAAGACCCTGATGCGGTGAAATACGATGAACTTGGGTTCTTCGATGTGCTGAGTCAAGGGCTGGGAATTATGGATTCGACGGCTACATCACTGTGTATGGACAATGATATTCCTATCTTGGTGTTTGCGTTAAATGAA
Proteins encoded in this window:
- the flhA gene encoding flagellar biosynthesis protein FlhA, translated to MKRTDIAIMAAVIGIVVMMVVPMNTMLLDVLLIINLFVSMTVLLVAMSTSEPLDFSIFPSLLLITTLYRLALNISSMRLILSQHNAGEVIHTFGSFVIKGNIVIGFIVFAILAIIQFIVITKGAERVAEVAARFTLDAMPGKQIAIDADLNAGLITEQDARNRRIAIEREADFYGAMDGASKFVKGDAIAAILIIIVNTIGGFIIGMAMNGMSWQEAAHTYTVLSVGDGLVSQIPALLLSTATALMVTRAASEVNLGQDVIQQVFSQPTSLYVVAGAISLLGIFTPISIFVTFPVAGVAAFMGWRRQQRQAAEVEEKKQEEVRAQSDKTKKPESVLSMLGVDPIEFEFGYALIPLVDSKQGGDLLDRVVMIRRQLALELGMVIPVIRLRDNVELRPSEYAIKIRGIQVAGGDLMMGHWLAMSPGTDDPAVVGIPTEEPTFGLPAVWVDSGMRLRAEAAGYTVVDLPTVVATHITEVLKSHVHELLGRQETKTLIDHIQTSAPAVVDDLIPNLLTLGQVQKVLANLLEEKVSIRDLVTILETLADAGNVTKDTDVLTEQVRQALSRQICHQFSIPGEPLSVITLAPAMEEQIQASLVQQDGGPAFIGIDPTEAQKIYRRLREETDKMSAAGKTPVLLAHPQLRLPLRRWLTRFIPELVVLSYNELDPTIEVESGGVVNL
- the tsf gene encoding translation elongation factor Ts, which encodes MQVTAQMVKDLRTQTGAGMMDCKNALKDADGDMEKALKVLREKGLASASKKSGRVASEGIVEAYIHGGGRIGVLLEVNCETDFVAKNDDFKNFVRDIAMHVAAANPTYVRREDVPEDVLTQEREIVRQQTLNEGKPEKIVDKIVEGRIDKYLSEICLLEQAFVKNPDKTVDQLVKEEIAHIGENISVRRFARYVVGEGIEKEEKDFAEEVMEQVGK
- the flhF gene encoding flagellar biosynthesis protein FlhF, translated to MMVKRYVVKDMPEAIVMIRRDLGKDAVILSTRQVHEKHWLGLRRKKRLEVLAAAGEDMPIQTKYSRDYQSVPKEPPAAAPAPVLVSPSVPAGVEGDSKGSSVSMSQQQENIRAYSNQEKILSSTEEHTAQLHGTAVNQFSGPSLQLLQQELMQVRETLNHLVQQSSLSRVVTHENSVAEHTQFLRRQGLESDRLLSALEVVWGQNGIHDGSNLKSAVSSSLLNSIKEVLPQCTSHAALSPSSRVVAFVGQTGVGKTTTIAKIAALQMLSGKKRVGLITADTFRIAAIDQLHTYARILGVPLEVINSAEDMDGAIAKLADRDLILIDTAGRSFRSPEHLEDIRRLLELPVIDETHLVLSLTTKAEDLLQCANYFQGLPVDKFLFTKLDETSSYGTALEVLYRYQRPVSYLTNGQNVPDDLEIATLDKLLKLIFEGAA
- a CDS encoding chemotaxis protein CheC; protein product: MSDAPEFTDYVADILKEVGNIGAAHAATALSELIQEQVNMTVPSARMVPFREVPELLGGEEMLSAGVITQIKGSLSGNLLLVMAAESAVQLVTRLLPAESKGVQDFTAMDFSALAEVGNILGGSFINAISDLTGFTLHVTVPGVAVDMAGAILSICLLSAELTMDEALLVETSISQGTSSIDAHIILIPEPDSMDRLLKALGA
- a CDS encoding chemotaxis protein CheD, coding for MLDTGRLSVVRIGIADAGLASKPQRIRTNGLGSCVGVVIYDERSGICGLDHVMLPHAPKGKPVTPAKFADTGLPWLVEKLLESGAERRHLQAKLAGGAQMFSSASGSALLRIGPRNVEAVLESLQELKVPVVSQDVGGSAGRTIEFDPATSVLHVHTALEGTCEI
- a CDS encoding MinD/ParA family protein, with protein sequence MDQAERLRSLVNQGPIQTAASKQIIAVASGKGGVGKTNFCVNFALELQKIHRSPVVLDVDLGFANVDVILGERPRHTIEDLLNGFSIWDVLQVSATGLPYLSGGAGLTELHTLSRAQVLHLKEEFSRLDDRYDTVLLDCSAGHSTNSEQLIAAATQLIVLTTPEPTSIADAYALLKMLSVNGQLPQVVTVVVNRASGIVEAKLAADKLKLVAAKFLGVNIDILGFILEDDAVPQAVMAQTALLLKYPHSKAASCIQQIARNYLHIDERSERRGFSKFLERLFGVYSHTQSEKFIS
- the rpsB gene encoding 30S ribosomal protein S2, with the translated sequence MAIISMKQLLEAGVHFGHQTRRWNPKMSRYIFTERNGIYIIDLQKTVRKVEEAFNFVRDLSASGKKVLFVGTKKQAQDAVREEAERCDMHFVNQRWLGGTLTNFKTIQKRIERLLKLEKMEDDGTFDVLPKKEVVLLRKEKDRLEKFLGGIKGMNGLPAAMFVIDPRKERIAVAEGRKLGIPIVAIVDTNCDPDEIDYIIPGNDDAIRAVRLLTSKMADAVLEGAQQVEDEPSEEAEAEAEVETETTTA
- the pyrH gene encoding UMP kinase; the protein is MATPKYKRVILKLSGEALAGQQGFGIDPNVIHNIAQQLAEVVELKVEVAVVVGGGNIWRGISGSSKGMDRATADYMGMLATVLNALALQDALEHLRVDTRVQTSVEMRQVAEPYIRRRAIRHLEKGRVVILAGGTGNPYFSTDTTAALRAAEIEAEVILMAKNGVDGVYNADPQEDPDAVKYDELGFFDVLSQGLGIMDSTATSLCMDNDIPILVFALNEIGNIRRAVMGESLGTIVRRKTRA
- a CDS encoding chemotaxis protein CheW — its product is MSDIQVVLFTSADETYGVPVNQVQSIERLEEITPVPNTLAFVQGVVELRGEIVPVINLRIRVGAQALAKPSDDARIIVVEIAAVHVGLVVDSVLDVKTLDEESIQAPPQLIGGLEARYLSGIARTDERTLVLLNLEKILSEAQEQQLQQVERSIQGE